Part of the Benincasa hispida cultivar B227 chromosome 12, ASM972705v1, whole genome shotgun sequence genome is shown below.
TCACCGACAAATAAGAATTCCCCaattttaatgagatttttaACAAAATCACCTAAAATTTTAACCAAACTTTTGAAatgaagaatatttttttactgATCTCATTAAcacaatttttaaattgaaacgTGGTAAAAGTGTAAATACCAAATTTATAGTTTAACCAAAGAAAATCTAAGGTAAAAGTACTTTTTTAAAACccagaattaaattaaaataaggtTAAAATTACAGCACAAATGTAAATTTAACAAACCTGGTGAAATCCGAGTTCCTTAGTGAGTGGAACACCGAGTTCAGCCATGCAAGCCTGCATCCGGTCATCGGAGCCGTACAATCCGGGGTATCTCTGAATACACCGATCCTGCATTTTCACTAAAGCCTCCGCCAAGGGGTAGCTAATGGCAAACCCACCGCCGCCGTATGCCATCGAATACGAGAAGTAAATGTTCTGTAAATGGCTCTCCGATAAGCTTCCGATGTAGTAATACTGAGTATGATCGTACTTTCTCAAAACCCTAAGCAAATTCTCGGTGACAAAGACGGTGTCGTCATCACCCATTACGAACCACCGCACGTCTTTCAAACCCAGCCGGAAAGTTTCTGACACGATTCGCGAGATCCGAATCGCCGACCGGTGCCCCTGTCGATTCTTGTACGCGAACTTCGACGTGTCGCCGGAGATTCTAATCGGCGGGAGTTCGTCGAAATCTTCATCGATTTTCACTTTCCGGTCCAACCAAACCGTCCCCCTCATCTCCTCCGGTTTGAACCAGAGCTTGATGTAGTTCTTCCTCTGTTCCCACAGCTTTGCCGATGCCGCGATTCCGAAAACAACATGTCGGAGCTCCGTCTGATTCGTAGTGGGTAAACCCTCTTGCAATGTGGTCGGAAGTGAAATTGCGGCAGTGGCGGTGAGATTGAGGAGTGGATCTACGGCGGTGGCGGCGGAGGAGGAGGAAAATGGTTGTGGGTCGGAACAGGGGCGAGAAGAGGAGAGGAGTTTGAGAGAGTAAATGAGATAAGTGAAAGAGACGAAGAAGATGAGACATAAGAGAAGCTTAGAGGAAGGTCTGGACTGAGAATTGAAAGCGGCGGCAATGTGGTGGTTTCCGGCGGGATTTTTCATCGGATCCCAGAAAACTTTCTCTGAATCTTTCATTTTTTGTCAATACCCACAATGAATCTTCGATTTCTACCgaagaataagaagaataaATGAAGGATCATAAATCCGAATCAAACCCTTTAAACAATGCGGGGAAGAAAATGAAGGGATTTGCAGAGAAAAGGGTAAAGGCAATGAAGGAGAGCGTTCTTGTGAGCAACAGAGGAGGCGAAACGATATTGTAAAGTTGGACGGTTGAGATGAAAGAGGGGCCCAGATCGGGGAAGAGGATGT
Proteins encoded:
- the LOC120068508 gene encoding uncharacterized protein LOC120068508 — protein: MKDSEKVFWDPMKNPAGNHHIAAAFNSQSRPSSKLLLCLIFFVSFTYLIYSLKLLSSSRPCSDPQPFSSSSAATAVDPLLNLTATAAISLPTTLQEGLPTTNQTELRHVVFGIAASAKLWEQRKNYIKLWFKPEEMRGTVWLDRKVKIDEDFDELPPIRISGDTSKFAYKNRQGHRSAIRISRIVSETFRLGLKDVRWFVMGDDDTVFVTENLLRVLRKYDHTQYYYIGSLSESHLQNIYFSYSMAYGGGGFAISYPLAEALVKMQDRCIQRYPGLYGSDDRMQACMAELGVPLTKELGFHQYDVYGNLFGLLAAHPITPFVSLHHLDVVEPIFPNVTRLQALQRLKIPMELDSAGLMQQSICYHKSNSWTISVSWGFAIQIFRGILSPREVEMPSRTFLNWYRRADYTAYAFNTRPVSRNPCQKAFVFYLSNALRMNSTKGQTISKYTRHRVPQPMCKWKSPSPGSIDVVKVIKRADPKLWERSPRRNCCRVMKSKERKTMMVEVGICKEGEISEV